The DNA window GTCCGTCCAGCGTCATTGGTAGCCTGGGTTGTATGGCCGATGCTTGCCCAACCTGGATCAGCCGGATTATACGAAAGCAACGCCATGCCCAGATAGATCGCCAGCGCCAGAAGCGCAATCATGCCCCCTTCCCGGCCGCCCTGCGCCAGAAGCTGCTGGAAGCGCTGGTGTTTGTCATTATGCTTCCCGGACTTGCGGGTGTTTGCCTGGGACATCGGGTCTTCTGCCTCACTGGATCTTGCGGGATAACTCAGGCCTGCTGATAGAGCTCACACAGCTAACAGGAAGTTTAGCATATATCGGCAAAGCCATGAATTTTAACAACTTCAAGCAAATCACCAGCATAGAAGCAATGGAGCTGTTTCCGAACTATCAACTGACGTGAATCAGCGCTGGCAGCTGTCGAGACCACGTCCCAGGTCTGCCTTGAGGTCATCCAGGTGCTCCAGGCCGATAGACAGCCTGATCAGATTTTCGCTGATGCCGTTGCGTTGCTTGTTCTCTTCAGAGAGTCGTCCGTGAGTGGTTGTCGCCGGATGCGTCACAGTCGTCCGTGTGTCCCCAAGATTGCCGGTGATGGAAATGATGCGGGTGGCGTCGATTAGCCGCCAGGCTTCCTCCCTGCCCCCTTTGACCCGGAACGAGACGATACCGCCGAAACCACTCTGTTGGGATTTGGCAAGCTCATGCTGGGGATGATCGCTCAAGCCGGCATAGAGGACGGTTTCAACTTCGGGCCGCTGACGCAGCCATTCGGCAATGTGAAGAGCTGCCTCACAATGGGCACGCATACGCAGTGGCAGGGTCTCAAGCCCTTTGAGAAAGACCCAGGCGTTGAACGGGCTCATGGATGGACCCGCCGAACGCATGAAGCCGTATACCTCCTGCATAAGCCGGTCCGGGCCCACGACTACCCCACCAATACACCTGCCTTGGCCGTCCAGGTATTTGGTGGCGGAGTGGACGATCAGGTCAGCGCCCAATGCCAGCGGTCGCTGGAGCGCCGGTGTACAGAAACAGTTATCCACCACCAGTAGCGCATCGACGTCATGGGCAAGATCGGCAAGCGCCCTGATATCGGCAATTTCGCCTAGCGGATTGGCCGGTGTTTCGAGAAAGAACAGTTTAGTCTGGGGTCGAACTGCAGCCTTCCAGGCAGCAACATCGACAAGATCCACAAACGTCGTCTCAACCCCGAACCGGGCCATATACTTTTCAAGCAGCACCGTGGTGGTGCCGAAAACACCTCTGGAGCAGACAATGTGGTCGCCCTGCTGAAGTAGCGCCATCAGCGTACTCAACACCGCGGCCATGCCCGAAGCAGTGGCTACAGCGCGCTCCCCGCCCTCCATGGCAGCCATACGCTCTTCAAAATAGCGCACCGTCGGATTGGTGAACCGGGAATAGATATTGCCGGGCTCTTCTCCACTGAACCGCGCCGCCGCCTGGGCAGCGCTTGAATAGACAAAGCTGGAGGTGGGAAATATCGCTTCGCTGTGTTCAAGCTCAGCGGTACGTGTATGCCCGGCGCGAATCGCCAGTGTTTCCAGCCGCGCATCATCAAGCTGTGATTGAGGTATGGGCCTGGCGTCTTCGTAACGGGTGCTCATGTGTCTACTCGTCGTTGTGCAGGTCGAGAATCTCATTGTCGGCGCGGAGCTCGCTGCCCTTGAGGAACTCGGTCTTATCTCCTCGCAGGTCTTCCAGGCGATTCAGATATTCCTGATCGACGTCGCCGGTGATGTACTTGCCGTCGAAGACCGAACATTCGAAGGTTTCAACGTCAGTATTGCCCTCTCTGGCGCACATCACCAGATCTTCGAGGTCCTGGTAGACCAGCCAGTCGGCGCCGATCAGCTTGCCGATTTCCTCGACGGACCGGTTATGGGCAATCAGCTCACTTGCGGCGGGCATGTCTATGCCGTAGACATTGGGAAAGCGGACAGGGGGCGCTGCAGAGGCAAAATAGACCTTGGCCGCGCCCGCGTCCCGCGCCATCTGCACGATTTCCTTGCAGGTGGTGCCACGAACGATGGAATCATCCACCAAAAGAACGTTCTTGCCCCGGAATTCGAGATCAATCGGGCTCAGTTTCTGGCGTACAGACTTTTTGCGCATCTTCTGGCCGGGCATGATGAAGGTACGGCCGATATAACGGTTCTTGATAAAGCCTTCGCGGAACTTGACTCCCAGCCGGTGCGCCAGCTGCAGCGCAGAGGTGCGGCTGGTGTCGGGAATGGGGATAACCACATCGATGTCGTGCTCGGGAAACTCACGCAGCACTTTCTCGGCGAGGGTTTCACCCATCCGCAGTCGGGCCTT is part of the Hydrocarboniclastica marina genome and encodes:
- a CDS encoding O-succinylhomoserine sulfhydrylase; translation: MSTRYEDARPIPQSQLDDARLETLAIRAGHTRTAELEHSEAIFPTSSFVYSSAAQAAARFSGEEPGNIYSRFTNPTVRYFEERMAAMEGGERAVATASGMAAVLSTLMALLQQGDHIVCSRGVFGTTTVLLEKYMARFGVETTFVDLVDVAAWKAAVRPQTKLFFLETPANPLGEIADIRALADLAHDVDALLVVDNCFCTPALQRPLALGADLIVHSATKYLDGQGRCIGGVVVGPDRLMQEVYGFMRSAGPSMSPFNAWVFLKGLETLPLRMRAHCEAALHIAEWLRQRPEVETVLYAGLSDHPQHELAKSQQSGFGGIVSFRVKGGREEAWRLIDATRIISITGNLGDTRTTVTHPATTTHGRLSEENKQRNGISENLIRLSIGLEHLDDLKADLGRGLDSCQR